The window CTCGGGCAGACAACGCTTCTAAGTTTAACACTGCCGGTTCTGGCCTCGGCCTCTATGTGGCCAAAGAGTTTATCGCCAAACACAATGGCCGCCTCTGGGCGGAAAGCCCGGGAGAAGGTAAAGGCTCCACCTTCTTTGTGGAGCTACCCAGAGTATAATGGTATTATCTGGGAGCCCCGCCTGTGGTGGCTTTGCCGCCGCTCTGGCGGGAAATTAAATAGATTTAATGCTTTTGGTGCCAATTTTTTTAAAATTTGATATACTGAAAGTGAGCCAATAATATAGTTATAATTAGTTGCGCAGGTTTTTGTATAGGTGAGATTAGGTTCTATAGAATTATATTTTTGGTCTATAAATTTTTAATAAACACATGAACTACTACTTAGGGTTATCATATTTAGGCATGCATGACAGTAATATAGCCCTATTGGATGAAAATGGGGATATAATTTTTGCCGTCAATGAAGAAAGGTTTAGTAGAATTAAAAAAGATGGCAGATGGCCCAATAGAAGTTTAAAATATTTAAAAGAAAATTTTGGAGTATATAAACCCAAAACTATATGCGTACCGTGTGAAGACCCAAATCTAAAAATTAAAGAGGAAGAGTATAATATTGATTTATTAACAAAGAGGTCGCCAAAACTCCCCCCTGGATATGGGGTTTATAATAAAGAGTGGGAAAGAAAAATAATAAAAGTTTTTCCGAAAACAAAAATCTATTATGCAGGTCATCATTCATCACATGCCGCGTCAGCTTACTTTATGAGTGGTTTTAAAGAAGCCATTATAGTAACTATTGATAATGGGGCATACAATGAACCTTGGATAGCAACTGTTCATACAGCAAACAGAGAAGGAATGAAGCCTTTATTTAAATTTAGCAAAAATCTTTATTACTCACCAGCTAAATCATATTCACTGATTACTGCGTTATTGGGTTTTGCTCCCAACAAAGACGAAGGTAAAATAACAGGGTTAAGTTCTTACGGAAAGTTTAATCAAGATTGCATAGTAATTGTAAATAAATTGATAAAAAATCCTGAATTATACAACATATCTTTTTGGTTAAATAGCTTAGAGTCCAAAGTAATACCTTGCTGTAAAGTTAATAGCCATATTTTGCATAAATTTAATAAAAAGATTAGTAAATATTCCAAAGAAGATGTAGCATTTGCTATTCAGTATATAGTAGAGAAAGAGGTTTTAAATTTAATAGAATATTTGAAGAACAAAATCAAAATAAAAAATATCGCTCTGGCTGGTGGTTTATTCGCAAACATAAAAATTAATAAAAAAATTCACGAACTAG is drawn from Patescibacteria group bacterium and contains these coding sequences:
- a CDS encoding cell wall metabolism sensor histidine kinase WalK, with the translated sequence IKYTPVHPNGPSGFVKIIFTLPKDKNVALVTIKDSGAGMSQETMGRLFDKFSRADNASKFNTAGSGLGLYVAKEFIAKHNGRLWAESPGEGKGSTFFVELPRV